The following are from one region of the Lujinxingia vulgaris genome:
- a CDS encoding MutS-related protein yields the protein MNEWKNQQGVGAERGAPADFADATTLKVVGARDLLARLRPLSEAGRARAAQVHIFRNAEAQRWDAEVERLRTLDLWRQDHPDVQRPIADALGELPALERPLRRLQLAEVLRDAELFEVKRFLFYALAIFEAAAGADGLPRPGDPGFEVLRETMASMHPEAQPSARFHLSDQLDAALARARKAHRRTGRELRKVRDAAEAEICERLGGRFDVRGRYRPEAGITPDDHRLAYRAGAWQLVDEAVVEAEAVVARAGEEVETCEQQVRGRLSELLTRVLPQLEGALEALVRFDEGLARVRLREAIGGCWPRRDEQAGLEVVQGRDPRQVDRIGDEVQAIDVALDSPVTVVLGPNMGGKSALLKLVGLCQFCAQAALPVPAGGCTFGLMEGLIYVGSEEGGVAEEEGLSSFGREVRRLVAHWEGAAPRLWLLDEPGRGTHPAEGARFARSVIEARQQAGDRVVAATHFPEIAAADDVARLRIAGLQVSDEALRAALASGDRQDVAGLTAALRALMDYRPQPSRATDVPRDAWRVARALGLDLGDEG from the coding sequence ATGAATGAGTGGAAAAATCAGCAGGGAGTTGGGGCGGAGCGCGGCGCGCCGGCAGACTTTGCCGACGCGACGACGTTGAAAGTTGTGGGCGCGCGCGATCTGCTCGCGCGCCTGCGTCCTTTGAGTGAGGCGGGGCGCGCGCGTGCGGCACAGGTGCACATCTTCCGCAACGCGGAGGCTCAGCGTTGGGACGCAGAGGTGGAGCGCCTGCGCACGCTCGATCTCTGGCGCCAGGATCATCCCGACGTTCAACGCCCGATCGCCGATGCCCTTGGCGAACTGCCCGCCCTGGAGCGACCGCTGCGCCGGCTGCAACTTGCGGAAGTGCTGCGCGACGCGGAGCTCTTTGAGGTCAAACGCTTCCTTTTTTATGCCCTGGCGATCTTTGAGGCGGCCGCCGGCGCCGATGGCCTGCCGCGCCCCGGCGATCCAGGCTTTGAGGTGCTGCGCGAGACGATGGCCTCAATGCACCCGGAGGCACAACCCAGCGCGCGTTTTCATCTGAGCGACCAGCTCGATGCGGCGCTGGCCCGGGCACGAAAGGCGCATCGCCGCACGGGGCGCGAACTTCGTAAGGTTCGCGACGCTGCCGAGGCCGAGATCTGCGAGCGCCTGGGTGGACGTTTCGATGTGCGGGGCCGCTACCGACCCGAGGCCGGTATAACCCCCGACGATCATCGCCTGGCCTACCGGGCCGGGGCCTGGCAGCTGGTCGATGAGGCGGTGGTGGAGGCCGAGGCGGTTGTGGCCCGCGCCGGCGAGGAGGTGGAGACCTGCGAGCAGCAGGTGCGCGGGCGTTTGAGCGAACTTCTCACCCGGGTGCTCCCGCAGCTTGAGGGGGCGCTGGAGGCGCTGGTGCGTTTTGATGAGGGGCTTGCGCGGGTGCGACTTCGCGAGGCGATCGGCGGATGCTGGCCGCGGCGTGACGAGCAGGCCGGGTTGGAGGTTGTGCAGGGGCGCGATCCTCGTCAGGTCGATCGCATTGGCGATGAGGTTCAGGCCATCGACGTGGCGCTCGACTCGCCGGTGACGGTGGTGCTCGGCCCGAATATGGGCGGAAAGTCCGCGCTCTTAAAGCTCGTGGGCCTGTGCCAGTTCTGCGCGCAGGCGGCGCTGCCGGTGCCCGCCGGCGGTTGCACCTTTGGCTTGATGGAGGGGCTGATCTACGTGGGCAGTGAGGAGGGGGGCGTCGCCGAGGAGGAGGGGCTCTCCTCGTTCGGGCGCGAGGTGCGACGGCTTGTGGCGCATTGGGAGGGAGCCGCGCCCCGGCTGTGGCTACTCGATGAGCCGGGGCGCGGCACCCACCCGGCCGAGGGCGCGCGCTTTGCGCGGTCGGTGATTGAGGCCCGGCAGCAGGCCGGCGATCGCGTGGTCGCCGCTACGCATTTTCCCGAGATCGCCGCGGCCGACGACGTCGCGCGGTTGCGCATTGCCGGATTGCAGGTCAGCGATGAGGCGCTGCGCGCGGCGCTCGCCAGCGGAGATCGCCAGGATGTGGCGGGCCTCACCGCCGCGCTGCGCGCGCTGATGGACTACCGCCCTCAACCCAGTCGCGCCACCGATGTGCCCCGCGACGCCTGGCGGGTGGCCCGGGCCCTGGGTCTTGATCTGGGCGATGAGGGCTGA
- the csrA gene encoding carbon storage regulator CsrA, with amino-acid sequence MLTLTRKVGESIRIGEEIEIVVKEIRRNQVRIGIVAPRDVPIYREEVYEAIQEEQGDDEEP; translated from the coding sequence ATGTTGACCCTAACCAGGAAGGTCGGGGAGTCGATTCGAATCGGGGAAGAGATCGAGATCGTCGTCAAAGAGATTCGCCGCAATCAGGTTCGCATCGGCATTGTCGCGCCGCGCGACGTTCCGATTTATCGCGAAGAGGTGTACGAGGCGATTCAGGAGGAGCAGGGCGACGACGAGGAGCCATAG
- a CDS encoding DUF4912 domain-containing protein: MSQRGETQLVLLWRDPEVGYVYWELAGEVRPREAWARLMRLRSDREWEELERWRIDEALSGRFVRVDQGRASYRAELGVVGSDGSFEVRVSSEVSEAPGRSPGEAAPRFVRVMLSEKRGLSWEPTEHTHPSLGRFLPGEGERPSSAAFAKAQKDSGVRSSEGDA, translated from the coding sequence ATGTCTCAACGGGGAGAGACGCAGCTGGTGCTGCTATGGCGCGACCCGGAGGTGGGCTATGTGTACTGGGAGCTCGCCGGGGAGGTGCGTCCACGCGAAGCGTGGGCGCGCCTGATGCGTTTGAGGTCCGACAGGGAGTGGGAGGAGCTGGAGCGCTGGCGGATCGATGAGGCGCTCTCAGGGCGATTTGTGCGTGTGGATCAGGGGAGAGCGAGCTACCGGGCGGAGCTGGGGGTTGTGGGGTCGGACGGCAGCTTTGAGGTGCGGGTGAGCTCGGAGGTGAGCGAAGCTCCGGGGCGCAGCCCCGGTGAGGCAGCGCCACGTTTTGTGCGCGTGATGCTCAGCGAAAAGCGGGGCTTAAGCTGGGAGCCCACCGAACATACACACCCGTCGCTGGGGCGTTTTCTTCCTGGCGAGGGGGAGCGGCCGAGCTCGGCGGCGTTTGCAAAAGCTCAAAAAGACAGCGGGGTCAGGAGCTCCGAGGGGGACGCATGA
- a CDS encoding glycoside hydrolase family 57 protein: MKTYLSVVLHAHLPFIRHPEHAYHLEEMWFYEAMHETYLPLLQALDRLEADGVEGKVTLSLSAPLIAMMADGLLRERFVAQLERMRDLARAERAHGERPQGARELSDYYEARFEGLRTYYLDELGGDVLARFKHHAQGHRLELMTCVGTHPILPFLESDAGRRAQIRAGIAEFEQHLGFRPRGIWIAECAFAPGIDRLLAEEGIAFACLEDVGILTADAPPVYGTYSPLVSPAGVAFFGRDQLASAQVWSASEGYPGDYDYREFYRDLGYDLPMEVVAPYIHPDGIRHHTGLKYHRITGDVDLGDKDFYRPEVAARRAREHASHFVHARRDQGRDLFEKLGQRPAHLTCSYDAELFGHWWFEGPLFLEAVLREATHHEELQLVSPLDYLAEEPVQQQATPGISTWGEESYFGVWLDPSNAWIYRHLRNAEARMLELVEDVERGGPGEDPNLGRALRLMGQQLLLAQASDWAFIMKTGTTVEYAHRRQAGHLEHVEALAEMIASRAVDIELLDALEARYPIFGTLDAAWWRDEAKVALSVGS; encoded by the coding sequence ATGAAGACGTATTTGAGCGTGGTGCTGCACGCGCACCTGCCTTTTATTCGCCATCCGGAGCACGCCTACCACCTCGAAGAGATGTGGTTTTATGAGGCGATGCACGAGACCTACCTCCCGCTGCTGCAGGCCCTCGACCGGCTGGAGGCCGACGGGGTTGAGGGGAAGGTGACGCTGAGTTTGAGCGCGCCGCTGATCGCGATGATGGCCGACGGGCTTCTGCGCGAGCGTTTTGTGGCGCAGCTCGAGCGGATGCGGGATCTGGCGCGCGCGGAGCGCGCGCATGGCGAGCGGCCGCAGGGCGCGCGGGAACTCTCCGACTATTACGAGGCGCGTTTTGAGGGGTTGCGCACGTATTACCTCGATGAGCTCGGGGGCGATGTGCTCGCGCGCTTTAAACACCACGCTCAGGGCCATCGTCTGGAGCTGATGACCTGTGTGGGGACCCACCCGATCTTGCCTTTTCTGGAGAGCGACGCCGGCAGGCGCGCGCAGATCCGCGCGGGGATCGCCGAGTTTGAGCAGCATCTGGGCTTTCGGCCGCGCGGCATCTGGATCGCGGAGTGCGCCTTTGCGCCGGGCATCGATCGGCTGCTGGCCGAGGAGGGCATCGCCTTCGCGTGTCTGGAGGATGTGGGCATCCTCACCGCAGATGCGCCGCCCGTTTACGGCACCTACTCGCCACTGGTCTCTCCGGCGGGCGTGGCGTTTTTCGGGCGAGATCAGCTGGCGAGTGCGCAGGTCTGGAGCGCGAGTGAGGGGTATCCGGGGGATTATGATTACCGGGAGTTTTATCGGGACCTGGGCTACGACCTGCCGATGGAGGTGGTCGCGCCCTACATTCACCCCGACGGGATTCGGCATCATACCGGACTGAAATACCATCGCATCACCGGCGATGTGGACCTGGGCGATAAGGACTTCTACCGCCCGGAGGTCGCCGCTCGTCGCGCCCGGGAGCACGCCTCGCATTTTGTGCACGCGCGTCGCGACCAGGGACGCGATCTTTTTGAGAAGTTGGGGCAGCGCCCCGCGCACCTGACCTGCTCCTACGATGCGGAGCTCTTCGGGCACTGGTGGTTTGAGGGGCCGCTCTTTCTGGAGGCGGTGCTGCGCGAGGCCACCCATCATGAGGAGCTTCAGCTGGTCTCTCCGCTGGATTATCTGGCCGAAGAGCCGGTGCAGCAGCAGGCCACGCCCGGGATCTCGACCTGGGGCGAGGAGTCTTATTTTGGGGTGTGGCTCGATCCGTCGAACGCCTGGATTTACCGGCATCTTCGCAACGCCGAGGCGCGGATGTTGGAGCTTGTGGAAGACGTGGAGCGAGGCGGCCCTGGCGAGGATCCCAACCTCGGGCGCGCGCTGCGCCTGATGGGGCAGCAGCTGCTCTTAGCCCAGGCCAGCGACTGGGCGTTTATCATGAAGACGGGCACCACCGTGGAGTACGCCCATCGCCGTCAGGCCGGGCACCTGGAGCATGTGGAAGCACTCGCGGAGATGATCGCTTCCAGGGCCGTCGACATCGAACTTCTCGACGCGCTGGAAGCGCGCTACCCGATCTTCGGAACCCTTGATGCGGCGTGGTGGCGCGATGAGGCAAAGGTCGCTTTAAGCGTCGGCTCCTGA
- a CDS encoding DoxX family protein, whose product MSDLRKGSFLMGRVIAGFFYLIMGLNHFGAWETLSTYAADKGVLFPSLAVGLSGVLLVMGGVSLALGLRPLLGVICIVLALLPITLVMHNFWAIDEAAARQVELTSFLKNGGLMGSALIFLALREPWPMSLDEWIDTWRFRQRLRHAREHG is encoded by the coding sequence ATGAGCGACCTGCGCAAAGGAAGTTTCTTGATGGGCCGGGTGATCGCCGGATTTTTCTACCTGATCATGGGCCTCAACCACTTCGGGGCCTGGGAGACGCTGAGCACCTACGCCGCCGATAAAGGCGTGCTCTTTCCCTCCCTGGCAGTGGGGCTGAGCGGCGTGTTGCTGGTGATGGGAGGCGTGAGCCTGGCGCTGGGGCTGCGCCCGCTGCTCGGGGTGATCTGCATCGTGCTGGCGCTCTTGCCGATCACGCTGGTGATGCACAACTTCTGGGCGATCGATGAGGCGGCGGCCCGGCAGGTGGAGTTGACCTCGTTTTTGAAAAACGGGGGGCTGATGGGCTCGGCGCTGATCTTTTTAGCGCTGCGCGAGCCCTGGCCGATGAGTCTGGACGAGTGGATCGACACCTGGCGCTTTCGCCAGCGCCTTCGCCACGCGCGCGAGCATGGCTGA
- a CDS encoding SRPBCC family protein: MRHALGTALLLTLTLAASLASANDEKLAAGEILVETQDVSGSDIPRMIVTGVIDASPADVWKIVSDCGNYSRTMPRIKESRMVSRDGDTVICETVVGLPFPLSDLRSTTTATHTEGPVEWRRQWTMIEGNYRFNEGYWSLKSFNGHNDRTLAVYSVYAAPEGSVPGWMRRRAQESSMPGVIEAVREAVAK, from the coding sequence ATGCGACACGCTCTCGGCACAGCTCTTCTTCTCACCCTTACCCTGGCGGCCTCCCTGGCCTCCGCCAACGACGAGAAGTTAGCCGCCGGCGAGATCCTGGTGGAGACGCAGGACGTCAGCGGCAGTGACATCCCGAGGATGATCGTCACCGGCGTGATCGATGCCTCGCCAGCCGATGTCTGGAAGATCGTCAGCGACTGCGGCAACTACAGCCGCACCATGCCGCGCATCAAAGAGTCGCGCATGGTCTCACGCGACGGCGACACGGTGATCTGCGAGACGGTCGTGGGGCTGCCCTTCCCGCTGAGCGATCTTCGCTCCACCACTACTGCCACCCACACCGAGGGTCCGGTGGAGTGGCGCCGCCAGTGGACGATGATCGAGGGCAACTACCGCTTCAACGAAGGCTACTGGAGCCTCAAATCTTTCAACGGCCACAATGACCGCACCCTGGCTGTCTACTCGGTCTACGCCGCTCCCGAAGGCTCGGTGCCCGGCTGGATGCGCCGCCGCGCCCAGGAATCCTCGATGCCCGGCGTGATCGAGGCGGTGCGCGAAGCCGTCGCGAAATAA
- a CDS encoding pyridoxal phosphate-dependent decarboxylase family protein produces MSESLTIPEKGLDKKMLLEQMRELRDADGNWREGRTWSLVYYADEEHYDFLKEAHNTFFSENGLNPMVFKSLRRMESEVVRMSAEMLHGDKDVVGTMTSGGTESILMAVKAARERFRKKRFIFNGQPELVAPESIHVAFGKAAHYFGLKVRYVPLGDDFRVDVDALKRAVNRNTALIAASAPQYAHGVIDPIEEIGAFAQKEDIPFHVDACFGGFFLPWMEKLGYDLPPFDFRVPGVTSISADVHKYGYAAKGASVVLYRDMSYLKHQFYISTDWPGGIYPSPSAAGTRPGGPIAAAWAAMKAMGEEGYLKLTRKTMEAVEALQSGVRRIDGLKVLGSTDGPVVCVASNSPEVDIYAVVDQLNAKGWNLDRQQNPNSFHLSVTANHLQAVPAFLDDLQQAVDHVRAHPELKSEGQAAMYGMIAKIPFRGAVKFSVQKIMEGMYGPDGKVPDLGGEASEDDDLIMQLMDKYGDKAMGILEKFESSKEVIKDALPWKK; encoded by the coding sequence GTGAGTGAGAGCCTGACCATCCCCGAGAAGGGGCTCGATAAGAAGATGTTGCTTGAGCAGATGCGCGAGCTTCGCGACGCCGACGGCAACTGGCGCGAGGGGCGCACCTGGAGCCTGGTGTATTACGCCGATGAGGAGCATTACGACTTTCTCAAAGAGGCGCATAACACCTTCTTTAGCGAGAACGGGCTTAACCCGATGGTGTTTAAGAGCCTGCGGCGCATGGAGTCGGAGGTGGTGCGGATGTCGGCCGAGATGCTCCACGGCGATAAGGACGTGGTGGGTACGATGACCTCGGGGGGCACCGAGTCGATCCTGATGGCGGTGAAGGCGGCGCGGGAGCGTTTTCGCAAAAAGCGCTTCATCTTCAACGGGCAGCCGGAGCTTGTGGCGCCGGAGTCGATCCACGTGGCCTTTGGCAAAGCGGCGCATTATTTCGGGCTAAAAGTCCGTTACGTGCCGCTCGGCGACGATTTTCGGGTGGATGTTGACGCGCTCAAGCGGGCGGTTAACCGTAACACGGCGCTGATCGCGGCCTCGGCGCCGCAGTACGCCCACGGGGTGATCGACCCGATTGAGGAGATCGGGGCGTTCGCGCAAAAAGAGGACATCCCCTTTCATGTCGACGCGTGTTTTGGTGGCTTCTTTTTGCCCTGGATGGAGAAGCTCGGCTACGACCTGCCGCCCTTTGATTTTCGGGTGCCCGGGGTGACCTCGATCTCGGCCGATGTGCATAAGTACGGGTACGCGGCCAAGGGGGCGTCGGTGGTGCTCTATCGGGATATGAGCTACCTGAAGCATCAGTTCTACATCTCCACCGACTGGCCCGGGGGCATCTACCCCTCACCTTCTGCCGCGGGGACGCGTCCCGGGGGGCCTATTGCGGCGGCCTGGGCGGCGATGAAGGCGATGGGCGAGGAGGGTTATCTGAAGTTGACGCGCAAGACGATGGAGGCGGTGGAGGCCTTGCAGTCGGGAGTGCGGCGCATTGATGGCCTCAAGGTGCTCGGCAGCACCGATGGGCCGGTGGTCTGTGTGGCTTCCAATAGCCCGGAGGTCGACATTTACGCGGTGGTCGACCAGCTCAACGCGAAGGGCTGGAACCTCGACCGGCAGCAAAACCCCAACAGTTTTCACCTCTCGGTGACCGCGAATCATCTGCAGGCGGTGCCGGCCTTTCTGGACGATCTTCAGCAGGCGGTGGATCATGTGCGTGCGCACCCGGAGCTTAAGAGCGAGGGGCAGGCGGCGATGTACGGCATGATCGCCAAGATCCCCTTCCGCGGGGCGGTCAAATTCAGCGTGCAGAAGATCATGGAGGGCATGTACGGCCCCGATGGCAAGGTGCCCGATCTGGGTGGGGAGGCCAGCGAGGATGATGATCTGATCATGCAGCTGATGGATAAGTACGGCGATAAGGCGATGGGGATTCTGGAGAAGTTCGAGAGCTCCAAAGAGGTGATCAAAGACGCGTTGCCGTGGAAGAAGTGA
- a CDS encoding TraB family protein, whose protein sequence is MTTAPPGAPGAEAQASATPASYDPDESQALAVPPPGVHRQVVRRGDRRFVILDLPRVDEASLNALRATLQDLRPQALAVEIDAQRLEWIGDQESWQALNLIDVLKAKKGTLLNAYLALRIFQKRFGSFDGTEPGDEFRVAIEEARSSGAQPHLVDRDMTITGLRAWRRSPVWMRLMLTLTLTFGSFRRTKARPASEHRDRVARRLKRLELSLPAAKAAFVDERNAHIACRIEAIDAPEVVAVLSTVHADRVADLLQSAPDPHACADTVPAKSLFSRIFPWALSAAIIATFILGFALGDPSTMRQALLTWFVVNAICTALATGAALAHPLTILASALSAPIVSLNPAVGAGMVGGLVQLLVAPPSIKELEQVGDDIARLKGWWQNRLAKIALVFILANLGSTIGTVAALMMFPDLFGS, encoded by the coding sequence TTGACAACGGCCCCCCCCGGCGCGCCAGGCGCCGAGGCGCAGGCCAGCGCAACGCCGGCGTCTTATGATCCCGATGAGAGTCAGGCGCTGGCAGTGCCGCCCCCCGGGGTTCATCGCCAGGTGGTGCGCCGGGGCGATCGCCGCTTTGTGATCCTCGATCTTCCCCGCGTCGACGAAGCCTCGCTCAACGCGCTCCGCGCCACGCTGCAGGATCTTCGCCCACAGGCGCTCGCCGTGGAGATCGACGCCCAGCGCCTGGAGTGGATCGGCGACCAGGAGAGCTGGCAGGCGCTCAACCTCATCGACGTCCTCAAAGCTAAAAAAGGCACGCTGCTCAACGCCTACCTGGCGCTGCGCATCTTCCAGAAACGCTTTGGATCCTTTGACGGCACCGAGCCCGGCGACGAGTTCCGCGTGGCCATCGAGGAGGCCCGCAGCAGCGGCGCACAGCCCCACCTGGTCGACCGCGACATGACCATCACGGGGCTGCGCGCCTGGCGGCGATCCCCGGTGTGGATGCGCCTGATGCTCACCCTTACCCTGACCTTCGGCTCCTTCCGCCGCACCAAAGCTCGCCCCGCCTCCGAGCACCGCGACCGCGTGGCGCGCCGCTTAAAACGCCTGGAGCTCTCGCTGCCCGCGGCCAAAGCCGCCTTTGTCGACGAGCGCAACGCCCACATCGCCTGCCGCATCGAGGCCATCGACGCCCCGGAGGTCGTCGCCGTGCTCAGCACCGTGCACGCCGACCGGGTCGCCGACCTCCTTCAAAGCGCCCCCGATCCCCACGCCTGCGCCGACACTGTGCCGGCCAAATCCCTCTTCTCGCGCATCTTCCCCTGGGCGCTCAGCGCGGCGATCATCGCCACCTTCATCCTGGGTTTTGCCCTGGGCGACCCCTCCACGATGCGCCAGGCGCTCCTGACCTGGTTTGTCGTCAACGCCATCTGTACCGCTCTGGCCACCGGCGCGGCGCTTGCCCACCCGCTCACGATCCTCGCCAGCGCGCTGAGCGCCCCCATCGTCTCGCTCAACCCGGCCGTCGGCGCCGGCATGGTCGGCGGACTTGTGCAACTTCTCGTCGCCCCGCCCAGCATCAAAGAGCTTGAGCAGGTCGGCGACGACATCGCGCGCCTCAAAGGCTGGTGGCAAAACCGCCTGGCCAAGATCGCGCTGGTCTTCATCCTGGCCAACCTCGGCAGCACCATCGGCACCGTGGCCGCGCTCATGATGTTCCCCGACCTTTTCGGAAGTTGA